From Streptomyces qinzhouensis, one genomic window encodes:
- a CDS encoding amino acid deaminase, translated as MPAEPLGQLRHERVDHRFKALPPDADGLTVAELAAERRSLFTGGFTTPVLALSAESVEHNLDLLQTYSERHGLVFAPHGKTSMSPQLFARQLERGAWGITVAVPHQARVCRAHGIQRIFLANEVVDPAALRWLAGELDRDPDFRFVCYADSVRGVELMDRALTDAGARRPVEVVVELGAGDGARTGARTEAECAAVADAIAATTTLKLVGVAGYEGEVPDADGDRVRAWLRRLVALAGAFDRDGRFADSPDVVISAGGSAWFDAVADVFAEIPALSRPVLKLLRSGAYVSHDDGHYRHLTPFNRVPDEGALQPAFRLWAQVVSRPGPGQAFLNAGKRDAAYDLDLPEAQVVRDARTGEIRPADGIEISGLSDQHGWVRTTPEADLEVGDWVGMGLSHPCTSFDKWQLIPVVEADGTVTDFIRTFF; from the coding sequence ATGCCCGCCGAACCGCTGGGCCAGCTCCGCCATGAGCGCGTCGACCACCGCTTCAAGGCGCTGCCGCCGGATGCCGACGGGCTGACCGTGGCCGAACTCGCGGCCGAGCGCCGCTCCCTCTTCACCGGCGGCTTCACCACGCCGGTACTCGCGCTCTCCGCCGAGTCCGTCGAGCACAATCTCGACCTCCTCCAGACCTACTCCGAACGCCACGGCCTGGTCTTCGCCCCGCACGGCAAGACCTCCATGTCCCCCCAGCTGTTCGCCCGCCAGCTGGAGCGCGGCGCCTGGGGCATCACCGTCGCCGTCCCCCACCAGGCCCGGGTCTGCCGCGCCCACGGCATCCAGCGGATCTTCCTGGCCAATGAGGTCGTCGACCCGGCCGCGCTGCGCTGGCTGGCCGGGGAACTGGACCGCGACCCCGACTTCCGCTTCGTCTGCTACGCCGACTCGGTGCGCGGGGTCGAGCTGATGGACCGGGCCCTCACCGATGCCGGGGCCCGCCGCCCGGTCGAGGTCGTCGTGGAACTCGGCGCCGGGGACGGCGCCCGCACCGGAGCCCGTACGGAGGCCGAGTGCGCCGCCGTCGCCGACGCGATCGCCGCCACCACCACGCTCAAACTGGTGGGCGTCGCCGGATACGAGGGCGAGGTGCCCGACGCCGACGGCGACCGGGTCCGCGCCTGGCTGCGCCGCCTGGTGGCACTCGCCGGGGCCTTCGACCGGGACGGCCGGTTCGCCGACAGCCCCGATGTGGTGATCAGCGCGGGCGGCTCGGCCTGGTTCGACGCCGTCGCCGATGTGTTCGCCGAGATCCCCGCGCTCTCCCGCCCGGTACTGAAGCTGCTGCGCTCCGGCGCCTACGTCTCCCACGACGACGGCCACTACCGCCATCTGACCCCCTTCAACCGGGTCCCCGACGAGGGCGCGCTCCAGCCCGCGTTCCGGCTCTGGGCGCAGGTCGTCTCCCGGCCGGGACCCGGGCAGGCCTTCCTCAACGCGGGCAAGCGGGACGCCGCGTACGATCTCGACCTTCCCGAGGCGCAGGTCGTCCGGGACGCCAGGACCGGCGAGATCCGCCCGGCCGACGGCATCGAGATCAGCGGCCTCTCCGACCAGCACGGCTGGGTACGCACCACCCCGGAGGCCGATCTGGAGGTCGGCGACTGGGTCGGCATGGGCCTCTCCCACCCCTGTACGTCGTTCGACAAGTGGCAGTTGATCCCGGTGGTCGAAGCCGACGGCACCGTCACCGACTTCATCCGCACCTTCTTCTGA
- a CDS encoding sugar kinase, protein MVTFLPTVPGRLADVPAFTRAIGGAESNVACALAAAGHRTAWVSRVGADGFGDHLVAAVAGYGVDTSAVARDPGRPTGVYFRTATDRAASGHEVAYYRAGSAASAMSPRTVPYSLVARTRVLHLSGITAALSADCLALLRELMLPREERPLISFDVNHRPGLWRAADAGPVLLGLARGADLVFVGEDEAETTWGISGPDAIRAALPEPRTLIVKQGAAGATAYVRGDDGTDAVVFARAPAVDVVAPVGAGDAFAAGYLSATLRGLPPRDRLRHGHLTAAAALTVPGDLGTPPDRDRADRLAALDDTAWERLRLGPGWTSAEDEEVRTP, encoded by the coding sequence ATGGTCACGTTCCTGCCCACCGTGCCCGGGCGCCTCGCCGACGTCCCCGCCTTCACCCGGGCGATCGGCGGCGCCGAATCCAATGTCGCCTGCGCCCTGGCCGCCGCCGGACACCGCACCGCCTGGGTCAGCCGGGTCGGCGCCGACGGCTTCGGCGACCATCTCGTCGCCGCCGTCGCCGGCTACGGGGTCGACACCTCCGCCGTCGCCCGCGACCCCGGCCGCCCCACCGGGGTCTACTTCCGCACCGCCACCGACCGGGCCGCCTCCGGCCACGAGGTCGCCTACTACCGGGCCGGGTCCGCCGCCTCCGCGATGTCGCCCCGGACCGTCCCGTACTCCCTCGTCGCCCGTACCCGCGTCCTGCATCTCTCCGGGATCACCGCCGCCCTCTCCGCCGACTGCCTCGCGCTCCTCCGCGAACTGATGCTTCCCCGCGAAGAGCGCCCCCTGATCTCCTTCGACGTCAATCACCGCCCCGGGCTCTGGCGGGCCGCCGACGCCGGACCGGTGCTCCTCGGCCTCGCCCGCGGCGCCGACCTGGTCTTCGTCGGCGAGGACGAGGCCGAGACCACCTGGGGCATCAGCGGGCCCGACGCGATCCGCGCGGCCCTGCCCGAACCGCGGACCCTGATCGTCAAACAGGGCGCGGCGGGGGCGACCGCGTACGTCCGCGGCGACGACGGCACCGACGCCGTTGTCTTCGCCCGGGCGCCCGCCGTCGACGTCGTCGCGCCCGTCGGCGCCGGGGACGCCTTCGCCGCCGGCTATCTCTCCGCCACCCTGCGCGGACTGCCGCCCCGCGACCGGCTCCGCCACGGCCATCTCACCGCCGCGGCCGCCCTCACCGTCCCCGGCGACCTCGGCACACCCCCCGACCGGGACCGCGCCGACCGCCTGGCCGCACTCGACGACACGGCCTGGGAGAGACTTCGTCTCGGCCCCGGCTGGACCTCAGCCGAGGATGAGGAGGTACGTACGCCATGA